The sequence TGAATCCATATATTTAATGGGAGAAGAGGTTGCAGAATACAACGGAGCTTACAAGGCTTCAAAAGGAATGCTTGCTGAGTTTGGTGAAAAAAGAGTAATCGATACTCCAATTGCTGAGCTTGGTTTTTCAGGAATTGCAGTAGGTTCGGCAATGAATGGAAACCGCCCTATTGTAGAATATATGACATTCAACTTCTGTTTAGTTGGTATTGATCAAATTATAAATAACGCTGCTAAAATGCGTCAAATGACTGGTGGACAATTTAATGTGCCAATCGTTTTCCGCGGACCAACTGCTTCTGCAGGTCAATTAGGAGCTACTCACTCACAAGCTTTAGAAAACTGGTTTGCAAACACTCCAGGACTTAAAGTTGTTGTGCCTTCAACTCCTTATGATGCAAAAGGACTTTTGAAATCAGCTATCCGTGATAACGATCCAGTAATTTTCATGGAATCTGAACAAATGTATGGCGATAAAGGTGAAGTGCCAGACGGAGAATACACAATTCCATTAGGTGTTGCTGATGTTAAACGTGAAGGAACTGATGTTACTATCGTATCTTTCGGAAAAATCATCAAAGAAGCTTTCATCGCTGCTGATGAATTAGCTAAAGAAGGAATCTCTTGTGAGATTATCGATTTAA comes from Flavobacterium sp. KACC 22761 and encodes:
- a CDS encoding pyruvate dehydrogenase complex E1 component subunit beta — encoded protein: MRTIQFREAICEAMSEEMRRDESIYLMGEEVAEYNGAYKASKGMLAEFGEKRVIDTPIAELGFSGIAVGSAMNGNRPIVEYMTFNFCLVGIDQIINNAAKMRQMTGGQFNVPIVFRGPTASAGQLGATHSQALENWFANTPGLKVVVPSTPYDAKGLLKSAIRDNDPVIFMESEQMYGDKGEVPDGEYTIPLGVADVKREGTDVTIVSFGKIIKEAFIAADELAKEGISCEIIDLRTVRPMDKDAILKSVKKTNRLVILEEAWPVASLSSEITYIVQEQAFDFLDAPIQRITTADTPAPYSPVLLKDWLPNAGDVVKAVKKVMYK